A window from Aerococcus sp. Group 1 encodes these proteins:
- a CDS encoding YozE family protein — protein sequence MKPFYQYIQKHRNSSGTSQDSKSQLAELIYLDGDFPKTATDFTSISDYIELNSRYSQWVSQFDELWQAYLNND from the coding sequence GTGAAGCCATTTTATCAATATATTCAAAAACACCGCAATAGTAGTGGGACAAGTCAAGATTCCAAGAGCCAATTGGCTGAATTAATCTATCTTGATGGGGATTTTCCTAAAACTGCTACTGATTTTACTAGTATTAGTGATTATATTGAGTTAAATAGTCGCTACTCTCAGTGGGTTTCTCAATTTGATGAATTGTGGCAAGCTTATCTCAACAATGACTAA
- a CDS encoding DUF2140 family protein: MENKKKQRNPWKIAFLSLLTFLALLFASAYFYIYQNSQVNTYQDKIQVNRPKSSDQAMVPVKLTMTLDHLVRLLNQEDLSFLLENNQDAIVIKGKIQLLNQSLAYTLTTRPEVHSSGNLSLKVVNFSILSLDLPLNLFLPILSKIMPSDLPLAVDTESESIIISIKELLAKEGIAFEVEAIDLTNDQIVLQLGVPEQKISQILDQLGERN; encoded by the coding sequence GTGGAGAATAAAAAGAAGCAAAGAAATCCATGGAAAATTGCATTTTTAAGCTTGCTTACCTTTTTGGCGCTCTTATTTGCTTCTGCTTATTTTTATATCTATCAAAATAGTCAAGTAAACACATACCAGGATAAAATCCAAGTAAATCGGCCCAAGAGTTCTGACCAGGCAATGGTTCCAGTTAAATTAACGATGACCCTTGACCACCTGGTCCGTCTTCTCAACCAAGAAGACCTGTCTTTTCTTTTGGAAAATAATCAGGACGCGATCGTTATAAAAGGGAAAATTCAGCTTTTAAACCAATCCCTTGCTTACACCTTAACTACTCGCCCTGAGGTCCATTCCAGTGGCAATCTTAGTTTGAAAGTAGTTAATTTCTCAATACTATCCTTAGATCTTCCTTTAAATCTCTTTTTACCCATTCTTTCCAAGATAATGCCTAGTGACTTGCCTTTAGCTGTTGATACTGAATCAGAATCGATCATTATTTCTATAAAAGAACTACTAGCAAAGGAAGGCATTGCTTTTGAGGTTGAAGCAATCGATTTGACTAATGATCAAATTGTTTTACAATTAGGTGTTCCTGAACAGAAAATTAGCCAAATCTTAGACCAGTTGGGAGAGAGAAATTAA
- a CDS encoding dihydrofolate reductase codes for MLIAIWAHAANGIIGKNNQLPWHISEDMKFFKQETLHKTVVMGRKTFESMGNRPLKERKNYILTRKKSLPGVNADNKDQVQIINQMDEIIELAKAEDVMVIGGAEIYRLFWPYLDELRITNIAENVEGDTSFNPDLSQFRRYATVDQDLNSKSKYHYQFEFWERKK; via the coding sequence ATGTTAATAGCTATATGGGCCCATGCGGCTAATGGCATTATAGGAAAAAATAACCAACTTCCTTGGCATATTAGCGAAGATATGAAATTTTTTAAGCAAGAAACCCTGCATAAGACAGTAGTTATGGGCCGAAAAACCTTCGAGTCGATGGGAAACCGCCCCCTAAAGGAGCGGAAAAATTACATTTTGACCCGAAAGAAAAGCTTACCGGGGGTTAATGCTGATAATAAGGATCAGGTTCAAATCATTAACCAGATGGATGAGATTATCGAGCTAGCTAAAGCAGAGGATGTTATGGTTATCGGAGGAGCAGAAATTTACCGCTTATTCTGGCCGTATTTAGATGAGCTTCGCATTACTAATATCGCTGAAAATGTTGAAGGGGATACTAGCTTTAATCCTGATCTGAGCCAATTTAGACGCTATGCGACTGTTGACCAAGATCTTAATAGCAAATCGAAATATCATTACCAGTTTGAATTTTGGGAAAGAAAGAAATGA
- a CDS encoding thymidylate synthase, producing MKQYLDLLQTILEKGHDKSDRTGVGTRSIFGYQMRFDLREGFPILTTKKVAFGLIKSELLWFLRGDTNIRYLLENNNHIWDEWAFENWVNSEDYQGPDMTNFGLRAEKDPEFKAEYLKVKADFCQKILNDEDFAKKYGELGNVYGKQWRDWETRDGGSIDQIANILEQLRNNPDSRRIILSAWNPEDVPNMALPPCHTLSQFYVNDGKLSCQLYQRSGDVFLGVPFNIASYALLTHLIAREVGLEVGDFVHTFGDVHIYNNHFDQVKEQLSRQPGQLPQLEIKSDKSMFDLEKDDIVLNNYHPQTPIKAPVAV from the coding sequence GTGAAGCAATATTTAGACTTGTTACAGACCATTTTAGAAAAAGGCCATGACAAGTCCGACCGTACTGGTGTTGGCACGCGTTCAATTTTTGGTTATCAGATGCGTTTTGATCTAAGAGAAGGTTTTCCGATTTTGACAACTAAAAAGGTAGCCTTTGGACTGATAAAGAGTGAACTTCTCTGGTTTTTAAGAGGAGACACTAATATTCGTTATTTATTAGAAAATAATAACCATATATGGGATGAGTGGGCCTTCGAAAACTGGGTAAACAGTGAGGACTATCAGGGCCCAGATATGACTAATTTTGGTTTACGGGCAGAAAAGGACCCAGAATTTAAAGCAGAATATTTGAAAGTTAAAGCAGACTTTTGTCAAAAGATCCTTAATGATGAAGACTTTGCTAAAAAATATGGTGAATTAGGCAATGTCTATGGCAAACAGTGGCGGGATTGGGAAACTCGTGATGGGGGCTCTATCGATCAAATTGCGAATATTCTAGAGCAGCTTAGAAATAACCCTGATTCCCGCCGGATCATCTTATCCGCCTGGAATCCAGAAGATGTCCCTAATATGGCCTTGCCTCCCTGTCATACCTTAAGTCAATTTTACGTTAATGACGGCAAGCTTTCTTGCCAACTCTATCAAAGAAGTGGCGATGTCTTTTTAGGGGTTCCTTTTAATATTGCATCCTATGCTTTATTAACCCATTTAATTGCCCGTGAAGTTGGCTTGGAAGTCGGGGACTTTGTTCATACTTTTGGTGATGTTCATATCTATAATAATCATTTCGACCAGGTAAAAGAACAATTAAGTCGTCAACCTGGTCAATTACCTCAGCTTGAAATAAAAAGTGATAAATCCATGTTTGACCTTGAAAAGGATGATATCGTATTGAATAATTATCATCCTCAGACTCCAATAAAAGCTCCAGTGGCTGTATAG
- a CDS encoding ABC-F family ATP-binding cassette domain-containing protein, whose product MQDYLAKNWSKTYGIKQLLDDVSFLIREGDHIALIGPNGSGKSTLLKILAGKDHLDSGTIEHSNDYSIGLVSQNPDLDDQQSLFEAVYSGDSPLVKTVKAYEQATQALSQDPNDEKKQRKFSHWESEMNRLDAWQLDTNIQTILTKLELKDLYQKVGHLSGGQKRRLGLAKVLIDEPDLLLLDEPTNHMDFEMVKWLENYINNYKKSVVIVTHDRYFLDTVAQRVFALDRGKLTEYQGNYQDYLNKRAVELDVEAANQAKQKKLYKQELAWMRQGAKARSTKQQARINRFNDLKEDLNQHRSLQGSVQLDFDQERLGKKVISLEDVSVGYDRRQPLLEDINLLIQNRDRIGIIGENGVGKTSLLNTIAGILPPLSGQIEIGPTVKIAYFQQVPTDLPEDKRLINYISEVADEIVYDDGRKLSASQMLETFLFNRESHGQLIAKLSGGEKKRLYLLRLLMERPNVLFLDEPTNDLDIDTLTVLEDYLAQFPGAMLTVSHDRYFLDKTVDKLLIVHKDKSCQLFFGNFTDYEREHKGKTKIGHSSKQSQVQKSDDSHKSNASEASQSSKKRMTYKEKQDWQVIESQIDQLESDIQRIDNDMLANGSDYGKLAELQKEKESKENNLLEKMEYWDYLSELKP is encoded by the coding sequence TTGCAAGATTACTTAGCTAAAAATTGGAGTAAAACATATGGCATCAAGCAGTTACTTGATGATGTATCTTTTTTAATTCGTGAAGGCGACCATATTGCCTTGATCGGCCCCAATGGATCAGGGAAGTCCACCTTATTAAAAATTTTAGCCGGTAAGGATCATTTGGATAGCGGAACGATCGAGCATAGTAACGATTATTCCATCGGTTTAGTTAGTCAAAACCCGGATTTGGATGATCAGCAAAGCCTCTTTGAAGCGGTATATTCTGGAGATAGTCCCTTAGTCAAAACAGTTAAAGCCTATGAACAAGCCACACAGGCTCTGTCTCAAGATCCTAATGATGAAAAGAAACAAAGGAAATTTTCACATTGGGAAAGCGAAATGAATCGCTTAGATGCTTGGCAGTTAGATACAAATATTCAAACTATCCTTACTAAGTTGGAACTCAAGGATCTCTATCAAAAGGTAGGGCATTTAAGCGGGGGCCAAAAACGCAGGTTGGGATTGGCTAAAGTATTAATCGATGAACCTGATCTTTTATTGTTGGATGAACCGACTAACCACATGGATTTTGAAATGGTCAAGTGGCTGGAAAATTATATTAATAATTATAAAAAATCAGTGGTTATTGTTACCCATGACCGTTACTTCCTGGACACGGTAGCCCAACGGGTATTTGCCTTAGATAGAGGGAAATTGACTGAATACCAGGGAAATTATCAAGATTACTTGAATAAACGTGCCGTTGAGTTAGATGTTGAAGCCGCTAATCAAGCGAAGCAAAAAAAATTGTATAAGCAGGAGTTGGCCTGGATGCGCCAAGGGGCTAAGGCCAGATCTACCAAACAGCAGGCCCGTATTAATCGGTTTAATGATCTTAAAGAGGACTTAAATCAGCACCGGTCTCTTCAAGGTTCCGTTCAACTAGACTTTGATCAAGAACGCTTAGGGAAAAAAGTTATTTCTCTAGAAGACGTTAGTGTGGGTTATGATAGACGCCAGCCTTTACTTGAAGATATTAATTTACTAATCCAAAATCGCGACCGGATCGGTATTATTGGAGAGAATGGAGTCGGTAAGACCAGCTTATTAAATACCATTGCGGGAATACTTCCTCCTTTAAGTGGGCAGATTGAGATTGGTCCTACTGTTAAGATTGCTTATTTTCAGCAAGTGCCCACTGATTTACCAGAAGATAAGCGCCTAATTAACTATATCAGTGAAGTCGCTGATGAAATTGTTTATGATGATGGACGTAAACTGTCAGCATCGCAAATGTTAGAAACTTTTTTATTTAACCGGGAAAGTCATGGTCAATTAATTGCTAAATTGTCCGGTGGTGAAAAAAAACGTTTGTATCTTTTGCGCTTATTAATGGAACGGCCTAATGTCTTATTCCTAGATGAACCCACCAATGACTTAGATATTGATACTTTAACAGTCTTAGAGGATTATCTGGCTCAATTTCCAGGAGCGATGTTGACGGTTAGCCATGATCGCTACTTTTTAGATAAAACGGTTGATAAATTATTAATTGTTCATAAGGATAAATCTTGCCAACTATTTTTTGGAAATTTTACTGACTATGAAAGGGAGCATAAAGGAAAAACCAAAATTGGCCATTCTTCAAAACAAAGTCAAGTTCAAAAAAGTGATGATTCACATAAAAGTAATGCCTCTGAAGCTAGTCAAAGTAGTAAGAAAAGAATGACCTATAAAGAAAAGCAAGATTGGCAAGTTATTGAGAGTCAAATTGACCAGTTAGAGAGTGATATCCAAAGGATAGATAACGATATGTTAGCAAATGGATCTGACTACGGAAAGTTAGCTGAATTGCAAAAAGAAAAAGAAAGCAAAGAAAATAATTTGCTAGAAAAAATGGAATATTGGGATTATCTGAGTGAATTGAAACCTTAA
- a CDS encoding formate--tetrahydrofolate ligase, with protein MLTDIEIAQANKSLPIKEIAKEVNLSEEDLIPYGHDKAKINHQALEKLKDNKKGRLILVTSINPTPAGEGKSTLTIGLGDALRRLDKKAMIALREPSLGPTMGLKGGAAGGGYAQVVPMEDINLHFTGDLHAITQANNLLSAIIDNHIQQGNQLGIDSRRITWKRVMDMNDRVLRHIVVGLGSPGNGYVREDGFDITVASEIMAILCLSRNLDELRQRFDKIVIGYTRDQEAITVKDLGCSGAMSLLMKDAILPNLVQTLEHMPALIHGGPFANIAHGCNSVIATDTALRLADYVITEAGFGADLGAEKFMDIKVPILEKSPDAVVIVATARALKHHGNPDLDKNAALEDRVEAVRKGFANLARHIQIMKSYQVPVLVAINHFKDDADEEIELIKELCQKEQAPSYLADVWEKGGQGALDLGQAVIDSIDGEQNTHFQPLYQANQLSVEEKIQVINQKIYGGVGVEYSAEAKKQLAAIKKNGWDHLPICMAKTQYSLSDDPKLLGAPENFTLHIRELVPKLGAGFIVALTGNVLTMPGLPKQPAALKMSIDNQGKINGLF; from the coding sequence ATGTTAACGGATATCGAAATTGCACAAGCTAATAAGTCTTTACCTATTAAAGAGATTGCCAAAGAAGTCAATTTAAGCGAAGAGGATCTGATTCCTTATGGCCATGATAAGGCTAAAATTAACCATCAAGCCCTTGAAAAATTAAAAGATAATAAAAAAGGTAGGCTAATTTTAGTAACATCGATTAATCCTACCCCTGCAGGCGAAGGAAAATCTACCTTGACTATTGGCTTAGGTGATGCCCTAAGACGCTTAGATAAAAAAGCTATGATCGCCCTAAGAGAACCCTCACTGGGACCGACAATGGGATTAAAAGGCGGGGCAGCTGGTGGAGGCTATGCCCAGGTTGTACCTATGGAAGATATTAATTTGCATTTCACAGGTGACCTCCACGCGATTACCCAAGCCAATAATCTTTTATCAGCAATCATTGATAATCATATCCAACAAGGTAACCAATTAGGCATCGATAGCCGACGCATTACTTGGAAGCGGGTCATGGATATGAATGACCGGGTGCTACGCCATATTGTGGTTGGCCTGGGGAGTCCTGGTAATGGCTATGTACGCGAAGATGGTTTTGATATTACCGTTGCCTCAGAGATTATGGCAATCCTTTGCCTTTCTAGAAATCTTGATGAATTACGTCAACGCTTCGATAAAATTGTGATTGGCTATACTCGAGACCAAGAAGCGATTACAGTAAAAGATTTAGGCTGTTCTGGTGCCATGTCCTTATTAATGAAGGATGCTATTTTACCTAATTTAGTGCAAACTCTTGAACATATGCCAGCGTTGATTCATGGGGGGCCTTTTGCCAATATTGCCCACGGCTGTAATTCAGTGATTGCAACCGATACAGCTCTTCGTTTAGCAGATTATGTGATAACTGAAGCTGGCTTTGGAGCTGACTTAGGGGCCGAGAAATTTATGGATATCAAGGTTCCTATCTTAGAAAAATCTCCCGATGCCGTAGTTATCGTGGCTACTGCAAGAGCCTTAAAACATCACGGCAATCCTGATTTGGATAAAAATGCAGCTTTAGAAGATAGAGTCGAGGCAGTTAGAAAAGGCTTCGCTAACCTAGCTCGACATATTCAAATTATGAAATCCTACCAAGTCCCTGTTTTAGTAGCTATTAATCACTTTAAGGACGATGCTGATGAAGAGATTGAACTGATAAAAGAGCTCTGTCAAAAAGAGCAGGCGCCTTCTTACTTGGCAGATGTCTGGGAAAAAGGAGGCCAAGGGGCGCTTGACCTTGGTCAAGCCGTGATCGACTCCATTGATGGAGAGCAAAATACTCACTTTCAACCCCTTTATCAAGCTAATCAATTGAGCGTTGAAGAAAAAATTCAAGTAATTAATCAAAAAATATACGGCGGGGTGGGTGTTGAATATTCAGCCGAGGCTAAGAAACAATTAGCGGCTATTAAGAAAAACGGCTGGGATCACTTACCGATATGTATGGCAAAAACCCAATATTCCCTGAGTGATGATCCTAAATTGCTAGGCGCTCCAGAGAATTTCACCCTACATATTCGCGAGTTAGTTCCTAAGCTAGGGGCAGGCTTCATTGTTGCTTTGACGGGTAATGTTTTAACCATGCCAGGTTTACCTAAGCAACCAGCTGCTCTCAAGATGTCCATTGATAATCAAGGGAAGATTAATGGACTTTTCTAG
- a CDS encoding type II toxin-antitoxin system PemK/MazF family toxin, producing the protein MAYQPRQKDIVWINFNPSKGHEIQKRRPALIVSSDDYNHATHFVIVCPITNTKRKLKTHLRLKGYQTTGQVMTQQMYSLDVTEAGGREIQYIERMSKKDFHLIKQLIQYNFDF; encoded by the coding sequence ATGGCCTACCAACCACGGCAAAAAGACATTGTCTGGATTAATTTTAACCCTTCCAAGGGTCACGAAATTCAAAAACGCCGGCCAGCTTTAATTGTTTCCTCCGATGACTACAACCATGCCACCCATTTTGTTATTGTCTGCCCGATAACCAATACAAAAAGGAAACTTAAAACTCATTTAAGACTTAAGGGCTACCAAACGACAGGTCAAGTGATGACCCAGCAAATGTATTCTTTAGATGTGACTGAAGCTGGTGGAAGAGAAATTCAATACATCGAAAGAATGTCTAAGAAAGATTTCCATCTTATTAAACAACTGATTCAATATAATTTTGACTTTTAA
- a CDS encoding AbrB family transcriptional regulator, producing MDLKIIHTEEGPALLLPNEEIFKEYSQWTLKENSDQEDSFILLPRVDNPYRHACDGEFYLGEAWDDYDHKEVD from the coding sequence TTGGATTTAAAAATTATTCACACTGAAGAGGGGCCTGCTTTACTGCTGCCAAATGAAGAAATATTTAAAGAATATAGTCAATGGACTTTAAAGGAAAATAGCGATCAAGAAGATAGCTTTATTTTACTTCCTCGGGTAGATAACCCTTATCGTCATGCTTGTGATGGGGAATTTTACCTGGGAGAGGCCTGGGATGATTACGATCATAAGGAGGTGGACTGA
- the lepA gene encoding translation elongation factor 4 → MNELKERQKRIRNFSIVAHIDHGKSTLADRILQMTGTVSDREMHDQLLDSMDLEQERGITIKLNAVELEYQAKDGQEYIFHLIDTPGHVDFAYEVSRSLQACEGALLVVDAAQGIEAQTLANAYLAVDNDLELVPVINKIDLPAANPEYVRTEIEDIIGIDASEAVLCSAKTGIGIEEILEQIVTKIPAPQGDIEAPLQALIFDSVYDSYRGVVLSVRIENGIVKPGDTIELMSNGKQFDVTDLGIMSPHPISRDYLMAGDVGYITASIKTIQDTKVGDTVTLADRPAAEALPGYRPMMPMVYSGLYPVDSADYVALREALEKLQLNDASLTFEPESSQALGFGYRCGFLGMLHMDVTQERLERDFNLDLIMTAPSVIYHVYKTDGEMVEVSNPSEMPDNTQIDWIEEPYVRAEIMVPKDFVGNVMELAQQKRGNFINMEYLDDIRVNIIYEMPLNEVIFDFFDRLKSGTKGYASLDYQLIGYQKSNLVKLDILLSGEPVDALSTIVHRDFAYDRGRKLAEKLKEVIPRQMFEVPVQAAIGNKIIARTTIKAYRKDVTAKLYGGDVTRRQKLLKKQKEGKKRMKAVGSVEVPQEAFLAILDMDDEK, encoded by the coding sequence ATGAATGAATTAAAAGAAAGACAGAAACGCATTAGAAATTTTTCGATTGTGGCCCATATTGACCACGGTAAATCGACTTTGGCTGACCGTATTTTGCAAATGACTGGGACGGTTTCTGACCGCGAAATGCATGATCAACTACTAGATTCAATGGATTTAGAGCAAGAACGTGGCATCACTATTAAACTAAATGCCGTTGAATTAGAGTACCAAGCAAAAGATGGCCAAGAATATATCTTCCATTTGATTGATACACCTGGACACGTCGATTTTGCCTATGAAGTATCACGGAGTCTGCAAGCCTGTGAAGGGGCGCTTTTGGTGGTTGATGCGGCTCAAGGGATTGAAGCTCAAACTTTGGCAAATGCTTATTTAGCAGTGGATAATGATTTAGAGTTAGTGCCAGTCATCAATAAGATCGATCTACCTGCAGCTAATCCTGAATATGTTAGAACTGAAATTGAGGATATTATTGGTATTGATGCCAGCGAGGCAGTCTTGTGTAGTGCTAAGACTGGGATTGGTATTGAGGAAATCCTGGAACAAATTGTGACTAAAATACCTGCTCCCCAAGGGGATATCGAAGCGCCTCTCCAGGCACTGATTTTCGACTCCGTCTATGATTCTTATCGGGGAGTCGTTCTTAGTGTGCGGATTGAAAACGGCATAGTAAAACCTGGTGATACCATTGAACTGATGAGTAATGGTAAGCAGTTTGATGTCACTGACTTAGGAATTATGTCGCCTCACCCCATTAGTCGGGATTATTTAATGGCAGGGGATGTTGGCTATATTACTGCAAGTATCAAGACTATCCAAGATACTAAGGTGGGTGATACTGTGACTTTAGCGGATCGTCCTGCAGCGGAAGCCTTACCTGGTTATCGTCCCATGATGCCTATGGTATATAGTGGTCTATACCCGGTAGATTCTGCTGACTATGTTGCGCTTAGAGAAGCCTTAGAAAAGCTGCAATTAAATGACGCCTCTCTAACCTTTGAGCCAGAATCTTCTCAAGCTTTAGGTTTTGGCTATCGGTGTGGTTTCTTAGGTATGCTCCATATGGATGTTACTCAAGAACGACTCGAACGTGATTTCAACCTTGATTTAATCATGACTGCACCATCGGTTATTTACCATGTTTATAAAACCGATGGGGAAATGGTAGAAGTCTCCAACCCTTCTGAAATGCCAGATAATACCCAAATTGATTGGATTGAAGAGCCTTACGTCCGTGCTGAAATTATGGTGCCTAAGGATTTTGTTGGAAATGTCATGGAACTCGCCCAACAAAAGCGAGGAAATTTTATCAACATGGAATATCTGGATGATATTCGAGTAAATATTATTTATGAAATGCCCCTGAATGAAGTGATTTTTGACTTCTTTGACCGTCTAAAATCCGGCACCAAGGGCTATGCTTCGCTTGACTATCAACTGATTGGTTATCAAAAGAGCAATTTAGTCAAACTCGATATCTTACTGAGCGGAGAACCTGTCGACGCCTTGAGTACTATCGTTCACCGTGATTTTGCCTATGATCGCGGTCGTAAACTAGCCGAAAAATTAAAAGAAGTGATTCCCCGGCAAATGTTCGAAGTGCCTGTTCAAGCAGCTATTGGCAATAAAATTATTGCCCGCACCACGATCAAGGCTTACCGAAAAGATGTTACTGCCAAGTTATACGGTGGTGACGTCACCAGAAGACAGAAGCTGTTGAAGAAACAAAAAGAAGGTAAGAAGCGCATGAAGGCAGTAGGATCTGTTGAAGTGCCTCAGGAAGCCTTCCTGGCCATCTTGGATATGGATGATGAGAAATAG
- a CDS encoding IS3 family transposase (programmed frameshift), with protein MSKYSLEFKLNLVGDYIAKKGSYRTLANKAGIDPSILRRWVNNYYEFGVDGLKKRRTQQVYTVEFKLNAIELYESTEMSYRELANSLNMNNPSLIANWRRAYHERGLDGLSARKGRPPKVSKKKSQINQIKDSSETNQLSEAKIKELEQRITDLEIENKFLKGLRRRVAQKSQARKEEIVTEITRLHDEKYALKDILSVLKFPKSTYFYWKNKDEEIDKDADLKEEMKDIRETHKDYGYRRMRAELLSRGYKVSKNKVQRLMKIMGIQVTSYTRKTRKYNSYKGTIGEIAPNRINRRFDSTIPYQKITTDTTEFKYYYADDSGNYQTGKLYLDPYMDLFNREIISFKITHQPNGQSMLEGLQAAIEASKLCPYRRTFHSDQGWAYQMKSYTRLLKDHRIFQSMSRKGNCLDNSPMENFFSLLKQEVYYGRTYHSFEELAQAIEDFIIYYNGERIKEKLDFRSPIEFRLHHASFAA; from the exons ATGTCTAAATATTCATTAGAATTTAAACTGAATTTAGTAGGAGACTATATTGCGAAAAAAGGAAGTTATCGAACCTTAGCTAATAAAGCAGGAATAGATCCTTCTATTTTACGAAGGTGGGTTAATAACTATTATGAATTTGGTGTAGATGGTTTAAAGAAAAGGCGGACTCAACAGGTTTATACTGTTGAATTCAAATTAAATGCGATAGAATTGTATGAAAGTACGGAAATGAGTTATCGCGAATTGGCCAATTCATTAAACATGAATAATCCAAGTCTAATCGCTAATTGGCGAAGAGCTTATCATGAAAGAGGACTTGATGGCCTTTCCGCGAGGAAAGGAAGGCCACCTAAAGTGTCTAAAAAGAAATCACAAATCAATCAAATAAAGGATAGCAGCGAAACCAATCAGTTAAGTGAAGCAAAAATAAAGGAACTTGAACAACGGATTACGGATTTAGAAATTGAGAACAAATTTTTAAAAGGATTGAGGAGACGTGTGGCTCAAA AGAGTCAAGCGAGAAAAGAAGAAATAGTGACCGAAATCACACGTCTCCATGATGAAAAATATGCTTTAAAAGATATTCTTAGCGTTTTAAAGTTTCCTAAATCGACCTACTTTTATTGGAAAAATAAAGATGAGGAAATTGATAAGGATGCCGATTTAAAAGAGGAAATGAAAGACATCAGAGAAACCCATAAGGATTATGGTTATCGAAGAATGCGAGCTGAACTGCTTTCCCGTGGTTATAAGGTCAGTAAAAACAAAGTTCAACGCCTAATGAAAATTATGGGGATACAGGTCACTAGCTATACTAGAAAGACAAGAAAATATAATTCCTACAAAGGAACGATTGGAGAGATAGCGCCAAATCGTATCAACCGGCGGTTTGATTCGACCATTCCTTATCAAAAAATAACAACAGACACAACAGAATTTAAATACTACTATGCCGATGATTCTGGGAATTATCAAACTGGAAAACTCTATTTAGATCCTTACATGGATCTATTTAATCGAGAAATTATTTCTTTTAAGATAACACATCAGCCTAATGGACAAAGCATGTTGGAGGGGCTACAAGCTGCCATTGAAGCAAGTAAATTATGTCCATACAGAAGAACCTTTCATTCTGATCAGGGCTGGGCCTATCAAATGAAAAGTTACACCCGGCTCTTGAAGGATCACCGAATTTTTCAAAGTATGTCTCGTAAAGGAAATTGCTTAGATAATTCGCCAATGGAGAATTTCTTTAGTCTACTAAAACAAGAAGTCTACTATGGTCGGACTTATCATTCCTTTGAAGAATTAGCACAAGCGATTGAAGATTTTATAATCTATTACAATGGTGAAAGAATCAAAGAAAAATTAGATTTTAGGAGTCCTATAGAATTTCGTCTTCATCACGCTTCTTTCGCCGCTTAA